One part of the Deltaproteobacteria bacterium genome encodes these proteins:
- a CDS encoding AAA family ATPase, giving the protein MERIAIYGKGGVGKSVVATSLSAHFGMSGKRVLHVGCDPKHDSAIRLLEPEAGDVRTILDVLGNNPHAEATTEILNIGRHGIHACEAGGPPAGLGCGGRGVARTIEYLDEVEFLEEGNYDVVIFDVLGDVVCGGFAAPLRSGFAEKVAIVVSEEPMAIFAANNIARAVVSYHRNGVVLAGLIVNLRGKDVDYSHIEHFAKEINTKILGVVQRDERIMQAEREQKTIVEFAPDSASAEGLTALAGVLQTIDVSDTPLPTPMEDGVLYEFMRTWGQ; this is encoded by the coding sequence ATGGAACGCATCGCGATCTACGGAAAGGGAGGCGTCGGAAAGTCCGTCGTCGCCACCAGCCTCTCGGCGCACTTCGGGATGAGCGGCAAGCGGGTCCTGCACGTGGGCTGCGACCCCAAGCACGACTCCGCGATCCGGCTGCTGGAGCCCGAGGCCGGTGACGTCCGCACCATCCTCGACGTCCTCGGGAACAACCCCCACGCCGAGGCCACCACCGAGATCCTGAACATCGGCCGCCACGGCATCCACGCCTGTGAGGCGGGCGGCCCCCCGGCCGGGCTGGGCTGCGGCGGGCGTGGCGTCGCCCGGACCATCGAGTACCTCGACGAGGTCGAGTTCCTCGAGGAGGGCAACTACGACGTCGTCATCTTCGACGTCCTCGGCGACGTCGTCTGCGGCGGCTTCGCGGCCCCCCTGCGCAGCGGCTTCGCCGAGAAGGTCGCCATCGTGGTCTCCGAGGAGCCGATGGCCATCTTCGCGGCCAACAACATCGCGCGGGCCGTGGTGAGCTACCACCGCAACGGCGTGGTCCTCGCGGGGCTGATCGTCAACCTCCGCGGCAAGGACGTCGACTACTCGCACATCGAGCACTTCGCCAAGGAGATCAACACCAAGATCTTGGGCGTCGTGCAGCGCGACGAGCGCATCATGCAGGCCGAGCGCGAGCAGAAGACCATCGTCGAGTTCGCGCCCGACTCGGCCTCGGCCGAGGGGCTGACCGCGCTGGCCGGCGTGCTGCAGACGATCGACGTCAGCGACACCCCCCTGCCCACGCCGATGGAAGACGGGGTCCTCTACGAGTTCATGCGGACCTGGGGGCAGTGA